In Verrucomicrobiota bacterium, a single genomic region encodes these proteins:
- a CDS encoding GNAT family N-acetyltransferase, whose translation MTVIEKIQYPQLFDRYRSQKYFFPLIASVLLDEQDGVVYGDRADSPNQVFVQHSFGYSQIFGESVPRFEFDLNNYLLINKAFEIEKIRLYMPQPFLILSAEIPSEFRSERQRFVLGERYESVAISEDIDFPVSVIHEEDIPSLEQTFGVVNRFWRSNSDFLLHSRAVVAKDKSKVLGICYAAALADRHAEIDVATLPEYRQRGIGKALVTKFIGICCQDSIRPSWDCFTNNFGSMALCRTSGFIAKQPPYPFFTIKK comes from the coding sequence ATGACAGTTATTGAGAAAATACAGTATCCTCAGTTATTTGATCGTTATCGCTCACAGAAGTATTTCTTTCCACTGATTGCGTCAGTCCTGTTAGACGAACAGGATGGTGTGGTTTATGGGGACCGAGCTGATTCACCCAATCAGGTATTCGTTCAACATAGTTTTGGTTATTCTCAAATCTTCGGGGAATCGGTTCCGCGCTTTGAGTTTGATCTGAATAACTACCTGCTTATCAATAAGGCCTTCGAGATAGAAAAGATTCGCTTATATATGCCACAGCCCTTTTTAATTCTCAGTGCAGAAATCCCGAGTGAATTTCGTTCTGAACGCCAACGTTTCGTTCTTGGGGAGAGATATGAGTCGGTAGCAATTTCAGAAGATATTGATTTTCCAGTCTCGGTAATCCATGAGGAGGACATTCCTTCTCTGGAACAGACATTCGGAGTAGTCAATCGATTTTGGCGTTCCAATTCGGACTTTTTGCTGCACTCCCGTGCGGTAGTCGCGAAAGACAAAAGCAAAGTTCTCGGAATTTGCTATGCTGCAGCATTAGCCGATCGACACGCAGAAATTGATGTTGCTACATTGCCAGAGTATAGGCAGCGTGGGATAGGTAAGGCTCTAGTAACAAAATTTATTGGAATCTGCTGCCAAGATTCTATTCGGCCTTCGTGGGACTGTTTTACAAATAATTTCGGTTCGATGGCTCTTTGTCGGACTTCCGGTTTTATTGCGAAGCAGCCACCATACCCCTTCTTTACTATCAAAAAATGA
- a CDS encoding SDR family oxidoreductase, which yields VDRDREALQELSERFDRRELDVTQPDKAREICIEIVTKHGRIDILINNAGVIFSEPLVNILNPAAMMHDYGRFRDSLTVNLDSVFIMTSAVVEQMVLQRTKGVIVNISSISACGNEGQTAYSAAKGAVNAMTVTWAKELARLGIRCNAVAPGFIDTDSTRSALHGSILKHIETNTPLRRLGQADEIAQAVAAVIRNDFINGTILPVNGGLRI from the coding sequence TCGTGGATCGTGATCGGGAAGCACTGCAGGAGCTGTCAGAGCGTTTTGATCGCAGGGAACTAGATGTCACCCAGCCGGACAAGGCCCGTGAGATTTGCATCGAGATTGTGACAAAGCACGGTCGCATCGACATTCTCATCAATAATGCAGGGGTTATTTTTAGCGAGCCTTTGGTCAATATCCTGAATCCTGCGGCTATGATGCACGATTACGGTCGTTTCCGTGATTCTCTGACTGTCAATCTTGACTCGGTCTTCATCATGACTTCCGCCGTAGTCGAGCAGATGGTGCTGCAACGGACTAAAGGGGTCATCGTCAATATCAGCTCCATCAGTGCCTGTGGTAACGAGGGGCAAACAGCATATTCCGCAGCTAAAGGGGCGGTGAATGCGATGACAGTTACATGGGCGAAGGAATTGGCTCGCCTGGGCATCCGCTGTAATGCGGTGGCACCTGGCTTCATTGATACCGACTCCACTCGCAGTGCTCTGCATGGTTCGATCCTAAAGCATATCGAGACTAATACTCCGCTGCGTCGCCTCGGACAGGCTGACGAAATCGCCCAAGCGGTGGCGGCGGTGATAAGAAATGATTTCATCAATGGCACGATTCTGCCAGTCAACGGGGGTCTTAGAATCTAA
- a CDS encoding transposase, with protein MNKQDKSRRVVAEALGVNIRTADLWRWDRKRLGKISLCPRKQGRKMGTLRNLTPGQDEQIQKKIAEKPPIVRLLGNRFSSNMISSVTNQGKARWLIYRDTLNSKVFIRFLDRLSKDASRKVFLIVDNLRFHHGSPVKEWSAQNAHRIELHFLPSYSPECNPGEYLNCSLKGRQMPLPADRKELEFNLKTYMHKLNKKTKHVASYFDNQFVTYPKAV; from the coding sequence ATGAATAAACAAGACAAGAGTCGGCGCGTCGTGGCAGAAGCTCTTGGAGTCAATATCAGAACGGCTGACCTTTGGCGCTGGGACAGGAAACGACTTGGAAAAATCTCGCTTTGCCCACGCAAGCAGGGGCGTAAGATGGGAACCCTCAGGAATCTCACCCCCGGGCAGGATGAGCAGATTCAAAAGAAAATCGCTGAAAAACCCCCAATCGTCAGATTGCTGGGTAACCGCTTTTCTTCAAACATGATTTCGAGCGTCACCAATCAAGGCAAGGCGAGGTGGTTGATTTATCGCGACACGCTCAATAGCAAAGTGTTTATCCGGTTTCTGGATCGTCTGTCAAAGGATGCCAGCAGGAAGGTCTTCCTCATTGTGGACAACCTCCGGTTTCACCATGGTTCCCCCGTTAAAGAGTGGTCGGCTCAGAATGCTCATCGTATTGAATTACACTTCTTGCCATCCTACAGCCCCGAATGCAACCCCGGTGAATATCTCAACTGTAGTTTGAAGGGGAGGCAGATGCCCCTTCCTGCTGATCGAAAAGAACTCGAATTCAATCTCAAAACCTATATGCACAAGCTTAACAAAAAAACCAAACACGTTGCATCTTATTTTGATAATCAATTCGTCACTTATCCCAAAGCCGTCTGA
- a CDS encoding FkbM family methyltransferase, whose amino-acid sequence MIEKIKKLNPFKYSRKSEHATPEAETTAREARKLNITQRRDISKYWSARIRLACECPDNTKIERVADAGSRQGDIQILHNGIKIARHSYHGPHMERLLIKNKGVHEPQEEVIFQEVIKHVHAGSTMLELGCYWAFYSIWFQKSVKNAVNFMVEPEIGSLFAGKTNFYLNGCEGQFINGYIASKTIPKAFDIPTYCVDDLMIKNNIKNLSILHSDIQGAEYEMLLGADQSINARKIDFIFISTHSDHLHSVCIKHLLEKQYDIVAEHTLEESYSWDGLIVAKRKEIIDLSAITISKRKI is encoded by the coding sequence ATGATTGAAAAGATTAAAAAACTCAATCCATTTAAATATAGTAGAAAATCAGAGCATGCAACTCCCGAAGCTGAGACTACGGCGAGGGAAGCAAGAAAACTTAATATCACTCAACGCCGGGATATTTCAAAATATTGGAGTGCAAGGATTAGACTGGCATGTGAATGTCCTGATAATACAAAAATCGAAAGAGTAGCAGATGCAGGAAGCAGACAGGGGGATATACAAATACTCCATAATGGGATTAAGATAGCCCGCCACTCATATCATGGCCCACACATGGAGCGGTTACTGATTAAAAATAAAGGAGTTCATGAGCCACAGGAAGAAGTTATATTTCAAGAAGTAATCAAGCATGTGCATGCAGGATCAACAATGTTAGAGCTTGGGTGTTATTGGGCATTTTATTCCATTTGGTTTCAAAAAAGTGTCAAAAATGCTGTAAATTTTATGGTTGAACCCGAAATTGGCAGCCTGTTTGCAGGTAAAACAAATTTCTATCTTAATGGTTGTGAGGGGCAATTTATTAATGGGTATATTGCCAGTAAAACAATTCCCAAAGCTTTTGATATACCGACTTATTGTGTCGATGATTTGATGATAAAGAACAATATTAAAAATCTCAGCATACTGCATAGTGATATTCAAGGGGCGGAGTATGAAATGCTATTAGGGGCTGATCAGTCAATAAATGCCCGAAAGATAGACTTTATATTTATTTCTACACATTCAGATCACCTTCACAGTGTATGTATAAAACATCTTTTAGAAAAGCAATATGATATAGTTGCGGAACACACCCTTGAGGAGTCCTACTCATGGGATGGCTTGATTGTGGCTAAAAGAAAAGAAATTATCGATCTATCTGCGATAACTATTTCAAAAAGGAAGATTTAA
- a CDS encoding glycosyltransferase family 2 protein — protein MNNTSLISIGIPCYNRFDGLMRTLECVTHQTYKNIEIIISDNCSPDQRIEPLVNAYIEKDNRIKYIRQPENIGAINNFLFVLSQATGDQFLWAADDDIMEAEYITSIQNISHHHSDCAIAFCDFDWVKEDLELIANYLKVRDLSVVDKFQRLKTYILQEENLGKANPIYGLFNRLALIEAVRKLGNNFNIMGGDMLLVFELLQEGNIYIQKEKLFHKLGSYPSTEPRETPTKIEMYKTFRKNWNDWNAYLSGYIHSINRTSLNSEEKIKLRFLVEGRWKNKMAELYQSEGGRILPSIITKLVHRQNLK, from the coding sequence ATGAATAACACATCACTTATAAGTATTGGCATCCCTTGTTATAACAGGTTTGATGGTTTGATGCGGACGTTGGAATGTGTAACTCACCAAACATATAAAAACATTGAAATTATTATTTCAGATAATTGTTCTCCTGACCAGCGTATAGAGCCATTAGTCAATGCTTATATAGAGAAAGATAATCGGATAAAATATATCAGACAACCAGAGAATATTGGTGCTATTAATAACTTTTTGTTTGTTCTCTCTCAAGCAACTGGAGATCAATTCTTGTGGGCGGCTGATGATGATATAATGGAAGCTGAATATATTACATCCATACAAAACATTTCTCATCATCATTCTGATTGTGCAATAGCATTTTGTGACTTTGATTGGGTCAAAGAAGACTTGGAATTAATAGCAAATTATTTAAAGGTACGTGATCTTTCGGTCGTTGACAAGTTTCAACGTCTGAAAACATACATACTCCAAGAGGAAAATTTAGGTAAAGCTAATCCTATCTATGGATTGTTCAACCGACTCGCTTTGATAGAAGCAGTAAGAAAATTAGGTAATAATTTTAATATTATGGGTGGGGATATGCTCCTCGTTTTTGAGTTGCTACAAGAAGGTAATATTTATATTCAAAAAGAAAAACTATTCCACAAGCTTGGCTCGTATCCCTCTACAGAACCAAGAGAAACACCTACCAAAATCGAGATGTACAAAACTTTCAGGAAAAATTGGAATGATTGGAACGCTTATTTATCGGGATATATTCATTCCATCAATAGGACATCCTTAAATTCCGAGGAAAAAATTAAGTTACGATTCTTGGTTGAAGGTCGATGGAAAAATAAAATGGCGGAATTATATCAAAGTGAAGGGGGACGAATTCTTCCAAGTATAATTACAAAGTTAGTTCATCGACAAAATCTAAAATAA
- a CDS encoding class I SAM-dependent methyltransferase, which produces MLKSFFYFLRDLRYQMLFQVLHQYANGHVLDIGGWDFCLTAIKRKIPFEHWTVLEYDESHLPQVESSRVTIRQGDGCNMDYPDEQFDTIVCIQVAEHVFTPIQLFEESVRVLKKGCYGIYMFPQTGNLHSAPYHYQNFTRFWAIEMCKRSGVDLVELHSLGGTWSTMASRLLYTPFQMLRFKGFTYPSSKRNFLYYLLAPLAFIFIVIGFPVCLLLSLGDMEEEANNHLFVFRK; this is translated from the coding sequence ATGCTAAAATCATTCTTCTATTTTCTACGAGACCTGCGTTACCAAATGCTTTTTCAAGTTCTGCATCAGTATGCAAACGGACATGTTTTGGATATTGGAGGGTGGGATTTTTGTTTGACGGCGATTAAGCGGAAAATACCATTCGAGCACTGGACGGTTTTGGAGTATGACGAAAGCCATCTGCCGCAGGTTGAATCGTCAAGAGTCACAATCCGCCAGGGCGACGGTTGCAACATGGACTATCCAGATGAACAATTTGATACAATTGTTTGTATTCAAGTCGCGGAGCATGTTTTCACGCCAATACAACTTTTTGAGGAAAGTGTGCGTGTGCTGAAAAAGGGATGCTATGGAATCTATATGTTTCCGCAGACAGGCAATCTGCACAGCGCGCCGTATCACTACCAGAACTTCACTCGCTTCTGGGCAATTGAAATGTGCAAACGCTCAGGGGTAGATCTTGTGGAACTACATTCACTTGGAGGCACTTGGTCCACCATGGCTTCTCGTCTTCTCTACACGCCCTTCCAAATGCTGAGGTTTAAAGGATTTACTTATCCTTCATCTAAGCGGAATTTCCTCTATTACCTGCTTGCGCCCTTAGCGTTTATATTTATTGTAATAGGCTTTCCGGTTTGCCTACTACTTTCATTAGGCGACATGGAAGAAGAGGCAAATAATCATTTGTTTGTATTTCGTAAATGA
- a CDS encoding amino acid adenylation domain-containing protein, with translation MSLYHYNLGTCFEEIVARQGDKAALRYEDRTISFAELDEWSQRLAALLSQRGCLRGDVIAIGHNKRPLSYALMLAALRLGIAYVNLDVASPLARSLRILETATPRILFHEDPDHVQAMIELADAVGCQQLFLDVAMLPTIVEEEQQRQSVLEVDGTCIAYIMFTSGSTGVPKGVAVTHQNVLHFINWGKSRFGVSSQDNFANLSPMYFDNSVFDFYVGLFSGASLTPVYRELMTSPYELVAFINKMVCTIWFSVPSLLIYLVTMKALTADALPALRVIVFGGEGYPKVELKKLFNRFSKQADLVNVYGPTECTCICSAYTLVPDDFQNIEGLPTLGRLNPNFDYRILDENDQDAVSGELCLIGPNVAAGYFNDFERTEASFHTITDCNRFMKRMYRTGDLVREVDGRLNFIGRKDNQIKHMGYRIELEEIENALVRLPQVDQAIVVYQRHQAAYGKLVAYVACTSGGDDKMLLKALGDLVPDYMVPSRLIVMTELPKNANGKVDRQHLLTMLDQ, from the coding sequence ATGAGTTTATACCATTATAATCTTGGAACCTGTTTTGAAGAAATCGTCGCTAGACAGGGTGATAAGGCCGCGCTGCGTTATGAGGACAGAACCATTAGTTTTGCGGAGTTGGATGAGTGGAGTCAGCGCTTGGCCGCCTTGCTTTCCCAACGCGGATGTTTGCGAGGCGATGTCATCGCCATTGGCCACAACAAGCGGCCACTATCCTATGCCCTAATGCTGGCTGCACTCAGACTGGGCATTGCCTATGTCAATCTAGATGTGGCTTCGCCTTTGGCGCGGAGTTTACGAATTCTGGAAACTGCAACTCCTCGCATCCTATTCCACGAAGATCCCGATCATGTCCAAGCCATGATCGAACTGGCCGATGCTGTCGGTTGTCAGCAACTTTTCCTAGATGTGGCGATGCTGCCGACGATCGTAGAGGAGGAACAGCAGCGGCAGTCGGTATTGGAAGTGGATGGAACCTGTATCGCTTACATCATGTTCACGTCCGGATCCACTGGTGTACCCAAAGGTGTGGCGGTGACTCATCAGAATGTACTGCATTTCATCAATTGGGGGAAGTCCCGTTTCGGTGTTTCTAGCCAAGACAATTTTGCCAACCTGAGCCCCATGTATTTCGATAATTCAGTGTTCGATTTTTATGTCGGTCTGTTCTCGGGTGCATCCCTCACGCCGGTGTACCGAGAGTTGATGACCAGCCCCTATGAGTTGGTGGCTTTCATCAATAAAATGGTCTGTACAATTTGGTTTTCGGTGCCATCCCTGTTGATTTATTTGGTCACGATGAAGGCCTTAACGGCGGATGCCCTGCCCGCACTGCGGGTGATAGTTTTTGGTGGTGAAGGCTATCCCAAGGTCGAATTAAAGAAGCTGTTCAATCGCTTTTCCAAGCAGGCCGATCTGGTTAATGTGTACGGTCCCACCGAATGCACCTGCATCTGCAGTGCCTACACGCTCGTTCCGGACGATTTCCAGAATATCGAAGGCTTGCCGACTTTGGGAAGACTGAACCCCAATTTCGATTACCGCATTCTTGATGAGAACGATCAAGATGCGGTTTCCGGTGAGTTGTGCCTAATCGGACCCAATGTGGCAGCAGGCTATTTCAATGATTTTGAGCGTACAGAAGCGAGCTTCCATACCATTACCGATTGCAACCGCTTCATGAAACGCATGTACCGTACTGGCGACTTGGTAAGGGAGGTCGACGGTAGGCTCAACTTTATCGGTCGCAAGGATAATCAGATCAAGCACATGGGGTATCGCATCGAGCTGGAGGAGATTGAGAACGCTTTAGTTAGATTGCCTCAAGTCGACCAAGCTATAGTGGTTTACCAACGTCATCAAGCCGCCTACGGCAAATTGGTGGCCTACGTAGCCTGCACCTCTGGTGGGGACGATAAGATGCTACTGAAAGCCCTTGGGGATTTGGTACCAGACTATATGGTGCCTTCGCGGCTCATCGTGATGACTGAGTTGCCGAAGAACGCTAACGGTAAGGTCGATCGACAGCATCTGCTCACTATGCTCGACCAGTGA